The nucleotide window TTTAAACTGGGACTGGGTACAACCCAGATCAAGACAAGAACTGAGAGATTTGTCAATCAGTTTCTGGACTCTCTCCCACTGGTGTCCTTTTCTATCTCTCTGTGCTGTTTCCTAAAAAACCCCACTAATACCCCGTATGGGTagtcaaaatccagaaggcgaggtcaaaAGGCAGAGGCAGAAGATTCGTaacaggagatcagtcaaaaggcttggaaacgcactggagaatactacaAGAGGCTTTTCAGTAGTGAGCGTGGGAATGTGTGTGAGGggagtttaaatactgaaaggaaaggggtatGATTGAAtaattggttagggagtgagaatttgaggaatttggtgcatgtgagaatgtgatgggttcaatcagggatgagattatGAAACAGTGGTTCTGGGAATGCAACGGCATTTGCGAGGGGGTGTGTGACAGGGATAGAACGGCGTTTTCGAGGTAGAGTGTGGGGCATGACACCACAGAAATTAAAGTAATATATTATTCTGCTTACTTCTCATGCAGTCTTCTCAAGTCTTTGGAAGGACTGTGAATTGGCTTTCCCGCAGATGAAATGAAAAACTTCTCCGTCTCCCTTCACAGCTGCTGACCCGGGCATTACAGCTTAGTTTAAGATTAAACATctgataaaacacaaataaaatgcaagaaagGTACATTCCAGATTTtctcaaaatactgtacaacatggAAGCTATGGAGGTGGAGGACATGgattttaattggcttctgtgaaaattggccatggtgtgagtgagtcctgtgatggactggtgtcacatTATCTGTGATAGTGCtttgcacccactgcttgccaggattgtTCCAGTTCCACCACAACCCTGAATCGAGTGGATGGGTATATTAATGTAGCCATCAACTTAGATGTTCCTCTTCTTCACTCAATGCAAAGGAAGATAGCTGCTGTTTGAGGTTTTGTGCTCTTTAAAAGCAATTATTACTATTTTTGTGCCCACGTGTTGACACAACACTTTCTTTGCATCCATACCTCGACCTGTAAtagtgagaaaataaaaatgaatacaccAAACTGTAAAAATCCCATATATATGTAATTTActctttttgttgtttgaaaGTATTCTTACTGTCATGTTCTTTACCACCCCTGGGTGCTGCAGGTGGACTGGTGTCACATTATGGGCGATACTGTGCTTTGCACCAACTGCTTGTCAGGATTGTTCCAGTTCAACCATAACCCTGAATCGAGTGGATgggtatattaatgtatattaatcatCTTACATGTTCCTGTCCTTCACTCtataggcatcctctcacgaggcactagtaaatgtaggggttttgtgcttaactgggacaattattaattgtagcagcaagtcacaaaaattattcttttgatggctattagaatcaaccttgcaggataactcaaacaacgcacacacgcaGATGCTAatacacaacaatacatttattaattcacaaaatgtgcataaacataacagatcttatagagGGGGTTAGCAgtatacaaaaggtatatattcaatcacgaagagttacaaaccaagagagaCATACATTCCgtaatatcattcatttagactgttttgtAAATAAACTTTGTTACAACttgtacattagatactcaaaagcaagtacatgactcataggaattaaattgctaTCAACTCAGGTtaaggtaacaattgaattctcgagctgtaatgcagaaagttgaatactcatctgctctatggggattcagatctcccgcggatacaaagaagcagtggcaggctgttgccgtgtccaatcggcgctctctggcCCGGTGCAAGGCAGTGCTGGTTCGACgtgagagaaggagaaggagggagagatttctgctgcggtgcgctgctgatgctctctgaagaccggctagttagtgttggctgaaccTAGCAGAGTTTGCACAAtttttagacaggaagaagaccggttctttcccgatgtagcgcgagtcctgaatactgatattcagctgtccacagttccaaccgtagttcactcgttgatcaggtgagcgttcGTGGTGGGCTCActaggcttgctgctgggctaaccttgggttgatcctttggttacacgctggcaacctccgttctcaactcttagaacaaggaaaagtcctggcactgggacatactggccgttacgtgactgtctgagctgagtctgaggatgtccaggaggagctggagttgtacctggaggaactacggttgctcattggttgaaagttccatgggcattcgagaatcattttgtgacttactgctacaattaacaattgtcccagtaaatgcacaaacccctacaGTTATTGGTGTCtagtgagaggatgcctacattTATTgttgccccgtgtgaggatgagtaaccatgaACTCTGACTTTGGGGATGTAAAccacttgggatgagactctcccttggaatctcccagagaGTGAGGCACCAGCGATGACCATTCACGTGTCTCAactttgggagttgttccttatcagaacactcttatcagctagaaaaacaccttaaatgagaaccaaatggaatggcctctctctatcaagcaccacttgagatgagggagagagtaACCTTGCCGCTACAATGGTCTCtatcctgtgtgaatgcgctggtgggttattaagtaacttgaccgactaaaactcttcccacactgactgcagctgaacggtctctctcctgtgtgaatgcgctggtgccTTTTTAAGTCacttgaccgactaaaactcttcccacactgactgcagctgaaaggtctctctcctgtgtgaatgcgctggtgtgatTGTAAGTGGTTTatttgactaaaactcttcccacactgactgcagctgaaaggtctctctcctgtgtgaatgcgctggtgtgatTGTAAGTGGCTTatttgactaaaactcttcccacactgactgcagctgaacggtctgtctcctgtgtgaatgcgctggtgggttactaagtgacttgacttactaaaactcttcccacactgactgcaactGAACGGTCTcactcctgtgtgaatgcgctggtggataattaagctacttgactgactaaaactcttcccacactgactgcagctgaacggtctctctcctatgtgaatgtgctggtgggtTACTAActtacttgactgactaaaactcttcccacactgactgcagctgaacggtctctctcctgtatgaatgcgctggtgggttattaaggtacttgactgactaaaactcttcccacactgactgcagctgaatggtctctctcctgtgtgaatgcgctggtggataattaagctacttgactgactaaaactcttcccacactgactgcagctgaacggtctctctcctgtgtgaatgcgctggtgggtttttaagttagTTGAtagactaaaactcttcccacactgactgcagctgaacggtctctctcctgtgtgaatgtgctggtggataattaagctacttgactgactaaaactcttcccacactgactgcagctgaacagtctctctcctgtgggaatgcgctggtgggtttttaagttagttgactgactaaaactcttcccacactgactgcaactGAACGgtgtctctcctgtgtgaatgcgctggtgcctttttaagtcatgtgatagaataaaactcttcccacactgactgcagctgaacagtctctctcctgtgggaatgcgctggtgggtttttaagttagttgattgactaaaactcttcccacactgactgcaactGAACGgtgtctctcctgtgtgaatgcgctggtgcctttttaagtcatgtgatagaataaaactcttcccacactgactacagctgaaaggtctctctcctgtgtgaaggtgctgataggattttgaaatgctagactgacagaaacGCTGCTTCTCCCTGTGCCGTAATggcagtttgtccactccatctgagcaaggccttgagtGATTCTTCCTCATCCTGTGATCATGCTGGggtctcttattctgcaaatgctccatggaatggtcttgctctgtgtgctgaaactgagatttgttttctccatCGTGTCCTTCAGTGtgctgctcagcagtgtgaatcaTCTGGGACTCCATCCCCAGCTCTCTGAGACTAAAACCACCCAGTTCATTCAGCTGTTCCTCTCTTTGCCCAAGAACAGACATActctccagttcattaaaactttcaacaattttctcagtaaccagattattaaacctgtgtgtaaagtcGTCAGATACTAAGGGATCATATGATTGTTTTAGACTCTGCAGTGACAGTCTCTCCACTGgaacagaacaaggcctaattattatcaagccctgtaggagctgctgttgctcctccctgtactgactctccTCTCGGTGCTGTAACTCAGTACTGTTCTCTTCACCAGGgacatcagtctgctgctctgcagggtcAATCAACTTGGGATCCATATCCAGCTCTGCAAGATTTAAAACATCCAGTTCTTCCCTGTGctcttgtacagagacacagccGAGTTCATTACAACTTTGTGTAATATTGATTGTGTCAAGATTATTGATCTTCTctgtaaaatcatcacatactaagagcccaggtgtctcactctcaggctccgtcttcatcatgggcacagagtccagatccttcacactctgtctgctgtctgtgtgctgctcactaAGTGCCTCTTTCCCTGCTGCGgcagtgagctctgtctcctgcatcagactggagccccactcctcctgCTGTTCAAGGAGAGCCCTTTCCCCAGCGTCGGAAAGAACACTGGCCTCTGAGCCTGTAAACACAGGACAAGAAGACACGacctttataagaaaaaaacttttatagCTTTATACCTTtagaggtggcttctcaaagcattttacagaatgccaattacaaaaaatacagaaaattagcacgatgagaatacacagttaaaggagacagtagacagtggtactaagtacagtaggaacagaggggtacagaacagttaaataaaggctcttctgaagaaaaagtttttgagtctggatttggagtttagagaaggtgactctctgatatccttggggagagagttccagagcttggggctaaacaggagaaggccatgtcacccatagagtgtagacagaCTGGGGAACAAATAGTTGAacacaattagaagagcgaagattGCAAGgtagggagtagggtgataatatcAGACCAGTATGGAGGTGCCAAGCCAAGACATGGAGagtcttataggtgagcaggaggatttttaAGTGGAtatgaaacttgacaggaagccagtgctaggactccaggataggagtaatgtgatcatttgcactagacGTGGTCAGggttctggctgctgaattttggacatactggagtttgttcaatgtggatttagaaaccccagagagtagagcattacagcagtcgattcaagattagacaacacttttcagccacagttagtgataacatagggcgtagtcgagcaatatttctgaggggaatgaaatatgttttgacaacacgctgcacatgtgggtcgaacgtcaaatatcatccccaagtttttcaatttagactgaagctcaagtacaagaccatctacagatagggtttcACACTgattttacaaagttgatgggtgaTGCCAATAAGCATggcttcagtcttgtcacagttaagatgaaggacattttgagtcatccaagttcttatgtcagagatgcaattagaatagagacagccacatcagcataaggtttggtatggatgtatatatGAGTAACATTAACATAGtaatgatagctgaggccatgtgatcttaaaagcttcaAGCTAAAGCTGTAAGCTTTAAGCTACACAAACACACGTCTAGTATTCTCGCAATCAATTTGGGTTGTTTAAGCATAGAGGAATAAGAGGGTTTAAGTGGGTTTCTGATAATATGTGATTTTAGATATACAAGCTTTGTCAGAAACCTAATTACTGTGTAAAAAGTAAgaatacagaaataataataatacattacatttacataatacagacacactgactgcacactacagtacatttacactaCAGTGAGAGTGAGggattcatacagacacactgactggacaatccagtacattaacattgcactgagagagagaggggttcatacagacacactgaccaaacgctacagtacattatcactgcactgagagagtggGGTTAATTGGCTCCGTGAAGTTGGTCCctctacagacagcacaaatgaTTAAACTCATCTCATTCGTTAGTGTTACGTTTGTGCCGAtaaaagtagcatttgtgctgctttcaatTCCGAGATATAGAGCCTTGTTTTTTCGGGGTCGTGACatcactcagcccccctacaacGTTCTAGGGGAACCGGACCGGTCTCAATCGttagtgctgtgtttgtgccgttgaaagtagcctttgtgctgctttcgttcccgagatatagcgccttgtttttccattgatcacgtgaccatgcacGGTGACTTGGACCTCCAGTAaccccgtctgccgagttcaagcaCTCTGTTACCAGCACGAGAGTAACAATTCTGCAACTTCGTTCCTCTTTTTGCCCAGGTAGGGGGAGGCggtggattttgcatttaatatcattatcttctatgcgtttgtgtgaacaggaaaattaaatttgtctcCAATATCATACCCGAATTAAAAGAGTTTCAAGTGTAGCCTTAAAAAGCGCCATTAGCAAACAATTGTATGTTCTTACAAAGAGGCTTTAACAAACAAGTCTTAATACCTCATAGCggtgaccttttttaaaaatcataagaAGTAATCAGTTTCGCATTGTCTCCTTCTTAAATAAACAGGCATCAAGGGATGTGTGAAGATTCAACCTGTCTGTCGAGCCACGTACCATTCTGAACCATTGTTGCTCTTTTTTAAGCAAAGCCAAAGTGAAAAGGAACCAGGACttcaggactttttttttaaaggggcacTATGTACAAAGTTGACACAAGTTCATAACACATCCGAGAAACAAGAGTCTTACCATCTCACACATGAACACCGCGGCaatattggaaaatatttttattttcacagaacaGAAGTGAACATATATCTAGGTTCTCTGAAAAACTGGCATTATCCACGTGTTTGTATTTACAGGGATCTTATGCGCAAACATGAAACGATTAGCTCACAGTTCTTTTATCTGTGTTTCTAGTCAGTCCTTGGTGTAGAATACAGCATGAGGGCACACCTTGACCTCTGAATACACAAATATGACTACAAGGACATTTACAGGTACCAACACACTCAGTACTTAAATTACTGGATGTGATGAAAACAATgaatgcaatttgttttccgACTCTGTCTGGTCGGGTGGGGgtggatgttttacattttaatatagcGCCTTCTTTTTCTGGCCGTGACATCACTCTGTGTTGTCGGCACCACACAAAACCGCAAGTTCAAGACCACCAGATCTTTCAATTGTGATCTCTTGATCAGCTGACCCCAGCCTTTGCAGTTGATGTTTGATTTATTATCTGCATCTCTGGCGAAGACCTCTTCTTCCAAATCGTAAGTTACTTTACAAACTAGAAATgctatactgtaattatgatgCTACGTTGACGTTcccatgaatttattttaaagtaaagatATTTGAGAAACTTGTTTTATATCACGGGGAATACCACAAAAATTAGTAAGCTTTATTTGTTGTTATCATGCTATTTCTACACATGCAAGTGAAACTTGAAATGACTTGTCACACTTctgaatttaaattataatattttgtttctttacgTGTTACAAGGAGAATTGAACCCCCAAAAATCTCTGACATGTTACAAATTGCGGATGTGAAAGCTGAAATGATTAAGTGGTGAATgcaatgctttaaaaacatattataaaCAAAAGAAGCGGTGATGGGCCTTGGGATTGCAGTTAAAGTGAGTAGGTGGgtctaaaaaatattaatttatcaatTTCTATCTACATATACAGAAACTTTTTGATGTGCACTGTAATCCACAATGTAAAAAACTtagttatattttcatttacacagtggagggaagtccccattacctgtagggCACTTTCACTGGGGTTTCCAGAGAAGCACTATATAACTGAAAGGATATTATTAATCACGTGAAAATTTGGAAGAAGAACAGTTGAAGCCAGGTTTGGCGAAATTCatgttttgttacatttttgagtGTTAATCGGATTTCTCTATACTTTGCATTAAACATTTCCCATAAAACCCAGGCCATGGATCTTGCTGGGGATTCGGCCATCAAATGAACATTAAGATTAAAGGGTGACATCATAGAGCTAACAAATGAGAAGTGTAAAGCTCACCACGATTTGTTGTTTGAGACTTCAGTTCCAAGCAATATACAGTGTTTTGCATTCATCCTTATTTCTTTCTGGGGATTTAAACTACTCATCaattgcttgattttttttaagcctTGAGTGGTCCTATTCCACGTACTGCACTacatatttgtgatttttgatTGTTAATTCTTAATTGTGTATGAACGTAGATATCAGACCTACTGCATGCAATAGCTTATTAAGGAGCTGTTGCCTTTCTATTGTTCCATTACCTgtagagagggagaggggtttATAATGTACGTTGAAGTACCTGCCTCTTTGAAGTTCTGAGCATCTTTGGGAATGTTTGCATGGTTTACATTGATTGTATCATGTCCCAGAAGCAGCAGGCATGAAACTGGTGATTCCACTATTGTATTCCActatctgcaatttccctcacgggatcaataaagtatctatctatctattgtAGTAAATGTAGTAGAGTAAACCATTTGACAATAGATTAAGGTCTGCCTTCACAGAGCATAGAACAGGATAAAATGAGTTTTGTGAGCTTTATTAAGTTATACCCTCACACAACAGAGTATATTAAGGAAGTACAGAGTTGGTATAAAATTACATCATCTGGTGTGTTACACTGTTACCACACTTAAGAGACCAAGGAAATGTACTGGATTAAAGCTCTGCATTGTTCATTGTTATTCTGacattgttaaacattttacacattgTTTGGTTATGAAAGTCGCTGTGAGgacaggatttgtttttttgtattttaaacaatgtatGCTGTTGCACCATAGTAATCATTCTACATATTTGCCCTTCATTCCAGGATTCATCACCCACAGGCACTGTTAGGAGGGTAGGAACTTAACAGTACTAACATTCAGGCTGTGCTGCCAGACATAACCTGACAAAAGAATATACCCAAGTGCTGCAGGGCTGCAAAGGTAACAAAGAATCAATGTATACATGCATAACAGAGTAACTGCAAACTATAAAATCACACATAAAACATCACACttagaccaaaaaaaaaaggatacaaTGCTTTTTCTTCTGAAGAAGTTCTAAAAGAAATAGGTGAAGCAGGGGACCAAGAGCCAAGCTGGACCCTTGATGCATGCCCGACAGCATTGAAAGACTGGGTAACAGAAATCTGTGAAGAATGCAGGTTGCTTGCTGTGGACAGTGGTGATAGACATAACCTGCATTTCCTACCGGAGACTGTTCCTCATCTCACCAGGCTTGCTTGATATCTCCCACTCTGGACTGGCTTAATGGTTccacttttcaaaagtgtgaacaTCACTGCAAGCTCAGCCAGTGCGGAGGTGGATTTCAAAATCCTAAAACGATCAGTGCTGAAGCATGAGTTGACAGGTTCCTTATGAAGCACCTAGCACCCATAGAAGGTATGAGAATATCAATGGGTGTTCATGGTGTTTACCAGCAGTGTGAGAGGGCCATTTTCAGTGCTACCACCTGTGAGGCAGAGACATCCAGCTCTCTAGAACAGCAGAGCGGAACACTTGTTATGagttctgaaaaacaaacagagcTCAAAAAGGACAAAGAACTGGTGTATCCATCAAATCTGAGTTGCCTGGAAAATTGGAGAGGGATTGCTGCACCATATTCTTAACCTGTGCCTCATTCTGAGTGGTTACACATAGATTGTTCTGTTCCTGTGAAAAAAGCTGTAGTGGGTCTGATGAGGAATGGAAGCAGCAGAGACCTGCCCCCAGTAAAAGTGAGTGGAGACACTGTGAGTGTACTGAACACTTGTGCATTTGATGTCAGTGCCTATGCAGTGCCTATTGTGGTAGCAGGACTTCTAGCAGCTATGTTAATCAGGCTGTAGATAGCATCTACAACTGGTGAAACATTTGGCACAGAAAGGTGTGCACAAAGATGTTTATGTTCTAAGAGCTAAAATTTTGAGGGACATTTTTGGTGCAACGAAAATAGTCAGGGCTACAACAAGTGAGGGCTGAATGTAACATTCCAGAAATCATAGCAAAAGTGTTCTTAACAGTTCCTAGTGTGGTAGCACTGAGTCGGCGCTCATCGCCAAGTTGTCCCCTCCATTGTGGAGTCACGCAATATCCCATTTGTTTCTGTAGATTTGAATATGCTGAGAGCAAGAGGAGTAACAGGGCTATAGGAGGCTGtacagaaacaaattaaattaagccAATCCAAATGTCTCTCTCAAATTGGTGACATGGGAGATTGGCTGAGTCATGAAGAAAACACTGTCCAGTCTCAAAATATCTTTGAGAGTCAATTTTCAGATTTTCCACATAACCTGGAATTAAATGGGAAGACCTTCAAATTAAGAGGTGTCACTGCGTTCTGCCCACCTGTCCTGGGTCATTACATTGCATACTGCAAAAGACACGACTTCACCTGGGATAAATCTGATGATCTAACAAAGACAATCAAATCTGTGTCTT belongs to Lepisosteus oculatus isolate fLepOcu1 chromosome 14, fLepOcu1.hap2, whole genome shotgun sequence and includes:
- the LOC138242340 gene encoding zinc finger protein 271-like, whose translation is MENLLLNMETEAHSFMEIVLKSIVHEVSEVFRNRTHDSEKSIEEKLRRISQVLARRVLIKIMSVDNVFGAEIAQMKQENELHCFMGVLLKSFVSEVSEVFRNTMSDSQDSFRDKLRSVSQILVSRAVINITQCVEDSFGTEITRMKENETFKVRLQLWEKESGAGGDQGGTDHVGLMPPCEITAETNEETEPSGSEASVLSDAGERALLEQQEEWGSSLMQETELTAAAGKEALSEQHTDSRQSVKDLDSVPMMKTEPESETPGLLVCDDFTEKINNLDTINITQSCNELGCVSVQEHREELDVLNLAELDMDPKLIDPAEQQTDVPGEENSTELQHREESQYREEQQQLLQGLIIIRPCSVPVERLSLQSLKQSYDPLVSDDFTHRFNNLVTEKIVESFNELESMSVLGQREEQLNELGGFSLRELGMESQMIHTAEQHTEGHDGENKSQFQHTEQDHSMEHLQNKRPQHDHRMRKNHSRPCSDGVDKLPLRHREKQRFCQSSISKSYQHLHTGERPFSCSQCGKSFILSHDLKRHQRIHTGETPFSCSQCGKSFSQSTNLKTHQRIPTGERLFSCSQCGKSFILSHDLKRHQRIHTGETPFSCSQCGKSFSQSTNLKTHQRIPTGERLFSCSQCGKSFSQSSSLIIHQHIHTGERPFSCSQCGKSFSLSTNLKTHQRIHTGERPFSCSQCGKSFSQSSSLIIHQRIHTGERPFSCSQCGKSFSQSSTLITHQRIHTGERPFSCSQCGKSFSQSSKLVTHQHIHIGERPFSCSQCGKSFSQSSSLIIHQRIHTGVRPFSCSQCGKSFSKSSHLVTHQRIHTGDRPFSCSQCGKSFSQISHLQSHQRIHTGERPFSCSQCGKSFSQINHLQSHQRIHTGERPFSCSQCGKSFSRSSDLKRHQRIHTGERPFSCSQCGKSFSRSSYLITHQRIHTG